A genomic segment from Octopus sinensis linkage group LG4, ASM634580v1, whole genome shotgun sequence encodes:
- the LOC115210887 gene encoding putative mediator of RNA polymerase II transcription subunit 26 isoform X3 yields the protein MATTRPAYVFTSCFCLVQSLLFMLFLIWNVSTSPTIPSSSSPSLSSSSSPLSSAASPPSPSAAAGAAVVTTVPSTSFNLPASSPYQHFQLPAFPPSSTSPPLSSSSFSSSPSLLSASPSSRSLSSRVLSHTPPALATMQLLLSGKQPSLVPGFNNNSAVSASIRSDKFSVASENGSITATANNTNANTTNNNTTASNNNNNNNGINNNETNRIITDNGSQRNYYHQNEQRQTQQQQQQQQQQQQQQQHQQQQQQQPQLLILLQKEERRTLRRLQKQQQQQQQQQQQHQKQQHYHQHQKQQQLRHQQQQQHRQQNLLQLHGLNSTQQTQPKYGNLYKQQQRGRNSSLAYLNQFYRWSQGIPTKQRDQQTHNGYSDYNGLTNSSSLSNLTSSEHVRAVNNTRTLLSSLYTNIVGNITHTNKTDVTMHALTNASSPSPSPSPSLTPTPTPPPLSLSSSSSSPSSSSSSSSSLSSPSHPSLAFDPLSTSPLTSTAQSTKTLITSSHPSLISSTSTSSSSSSLPSSSSSLSSSTPPPSLTSRTKNYLSTLLLSSSTLSSVFSSLNVKANPLKELFRVEKSEKHAKNNWDFEDKRGNVGGNETDISLKDKTETETQQPRGAVFTGHNRDTVKLNKTLKPHNHTHRRLYDSNNNKNNTFNKNNKSLPEMDTYTNTRPAISKETFVSGHLLSVLTSKADHVAGKDRPLRIITGITNRDLSVTGTPETHTPLKKSDMQMTQNSTKGRDTNVLQVKLHSSKNISKNFSADTDTVNRDKESNRKAISDRGDYDIHEKLSNATVEKNISSPMDLVRIKQSGRKHLIDILQVSSKRQLTSKAMSNLEASAGLPRPFDNVDSLINNSVSVVQNNVSFSLPSPLNSSSSSSSSSSSSSSSSSSSSSSSSSSSSSSSSSSSSQMHRTKHFDPHPTSPTHTFIARRTPTSHSTQAAPSLPALSPSRSSAKSTPANVPTATTTTPPSVGSTASPFVLPSKERRKITVLPDQHLTINVNDVNNAPKSLPSKKTNLNKVKDKFYIYFRHYNKSMKSFNHINDNSSSSSSSSSSSSSSSSNISSKQKNSSTNKFVNNNNDTIFLPSKQQQHPNNIKNNNADNSNNNNNNNNKKTTVNITLLVVPEHKVSSLIANIS from the exons ATGGCTACTACCAGGCCTGCATATGTTTTTACCTCATGTTTCTGTCTTGTTCAATCGCTCCTGTTCATGCTATTCTTGATCTGGAATGTCTCTACATCGCCTACaataccatcgtcgtcgtcaccatccttgtcatcttcatcatcgccattatcatcgGCAGCATCACCTCCGtcgccatcagcagcagcaggggcagcagtagtaacaacggtaccatcaacatcgtttaatTTACCAGCGTCATCCCCTTACCAACATTTTCAATTACCGGCGTTCCCACCGTCGTCGACATCGCCGCCGttgtcttcttcctccttttcttcgtCACCATCCTTGCTGTCGGCGTCGCCGTCATCACGGTCACTCTCCTCTCGAGTATTGTCTCATACGCCACCGGCGCTGGCCACCATGCAGCTGTTGTTATCCGGTAAGCAGCCGAGTTTGGTGCCAGGCTTCAATAATAATTCAGCCGTGTCTGCTTCGATTCGCTCGGACAAGTTTTCGGTGGCATCTGAAAACGGTAGCATTACCGCTACCGCCAACAACACCaacgccaacaccaccaacaacaacaccaccgccagcaacaataacaacaacaacaacggcataaATAACAATGAAACGAATCGAATTATTACAGACAATGGGTCACAACGGAACTACTATCATCAGAACGAGCAGCGgcagacacaacaacaacaacaacaacaaca acaacaacaacaacaacaacaacaccaacaacaacaacaacaacaaccacaacttcTGATTCTACTTCAAAAAGAAGAAAGACGAACACTCCGGcgattacaaaaacaacaacaacagcagcagcaacaacaacagcaacatcagaaaCAGCAGCATTATCACCAACACCAAAAGCAGCAACAGCTGcgtcatcagcaacaacaacaacatcggcaaCAAAATCTCCTACAGCTGCACGGTTTGAATTCGACGCAGCAAACGCAACCAAAGTATGGAAATctctacaaacaacaacaacgggGACGGAATAGCTCGTTGGCTTACCTTAATCAATTCTACCGCTGGTCCCAAGGGATCCCTACTAAACAACGGGACCAACAGACGCACAATGGATATTCGGATTATAACGGGTTAACAAATTCCTCTTCTCTTTCCAATCTAACAAGCTCCGAGCATGTTCGTGCCGTAAACAACACTCGGACACTTTTATCATCTTTGTATACTAACATAGTTGGTAACATTACCCACACTAACAAAACAGACGTTACTATGCACGCATTGACAAACGCATCCTCACCTTCACCTtcaccgtcaccgtcacttaCACcaacacctacaccaccaccgctatcgctatcatcatcatcatcatcaccatcatcatcatcatcttcatcatcatcattatcctcgccGTCACATCCATCATTGGCGTTTGATCCATTATCAACTTCTCCACTAACATCGACAGCACAATCAACGAAAACATTAATTACATCATCACATCCATCACTTATATCATCcacatcaacatcgtcatcatcatcatcgttgccgtcatcctcatcatcattgtcatcttccacaccaccaccatcacttacaTCACGCACGAAAAATTACTTATCAACGTTATTGTTATCGTCATCGACTTTGTCGTCTGTATTCTCCTCATTAAATGTAAAAGCAAATCCGTTGAAGGAATTGTTTAGGGTTGAGAAAAGTGAAAAGCATGCAAAAAACAATTGGGACTTTGAGGACAAAAGGGGAAATGTTGGTGGGAACGAAACGGATATATCATTAAAAGACAAAACTGAGACCGAGACACAGCAGCCTCGTGGTGCTGTGTTTACCGGTCATAACCGTGATActgtaaaattaaacaaaacattgaagcctcacaaccatacacacagacGTCTAtatgacagcaacaataacaaaaacaacacttttaacaaaaacaacaaatcacTTCCAGAAATGGATACCTACACGAACACGCGTCCTGCTATTTCAAAGGAGACATTTGTTTCTGGACACTTACTTTCAGTGCTAACGTCGAAAGCGGATCATGTCGCAGGAAAAGACAGACCATTACGGATTATTACTGGCATTACTAACCGCGACTTATCTGTGACTGGCACACCGGAAACACACACTCCGTTAAAGAAAAGTGACATGCAAATGACACAAAACTCTACGAAAGGCAGAGACACGAATGTTTTACAGGTAAAATTACACAgttctaaaaatatttcaaagaatttttctGCCGACACGGACACCGTTAATCGGGACAAAGAAAGCAATCGCAAAGCTATCTCTGACCGCGGTGACTACGATATTCATGAAAAACTATCGAATGCTACTGTGGAGAAAAACATCTCCTCACCGATGGATTTAGTACGGATTAAACAGAGCGGAAGAAAACACCTGATTGATATTCTACAGGTCAGTTCTAAAAGACAATTGACAAGTAAAGCTATGTCAAACTTAGAGGCCTCTGCTGGATTACCCAGGCCCTTTGACAACGTTGATTCGCTGATCAACAATTCAGTATCTGTTGTTCAAAAtaatgtttccttttctcttccttctcctctcaattcttcttcttcctcttcttcttcttcttcttcttcttcttcttcttcttcttcttcttcttcttcttcttcttcttcttcttcttcttcttcttcttcttcttcttcacagaTGCATCGGACAAAACACTTTGATCCACACCCTACCTCTCCCACACACACTTTCATTGCACGTAGAACACCGACATCGCACTCAACGCAGGCTGCCCCGTCGTTGCCCGCGTTGTCGCCGTCGCGATCATCGGCAAAGTCGACACCTGCAAATGTGCCGACAGCCACGACGACGACGCCGCCGTCGGTAGGGTCAACAGCGTCACCGTTTGTTCTACCTTCGAAAGAAAGGCGTAAAATAACAGTTCTGCCCGATCAGCATCTGACAATAAATGTCAACGATGTAAATAATGCCCCCAAAAGTCTTCCAAGTAAGAAAACGAATTTAAATAAAGTTAAGgataaattttacatttatttcagaCACTATAATAAGAGTATGAAAAGCTTTAAtcatattaatgataatagtagtagtagtagcagtagtagtagtagtagtagtagtagtagtagtaatattagtagtaaacAGAAAAACAGTAGCACAAATAAATTtgttaacaataacaatgacactaTCTTCCTTCCAtccaagcaacaacaacatcccaACAACATAAAGAATAACAATGccgacaatagcaacaacaacaacaacaacaacaacaaaaaaacaacagtaaacaTAACACTATTAGTGGTGCCCGAACACAAGGTAAGCTCCTTGATCGCAAACATATCATGA
- the LOC115210887 gene encoding J domain-containing protein DDB_G0295729-like isoform X5 produces MATTRPAYVFTSCFCLVQSLLFMLFLIWNVSTSPTIPSSSSPSLSSSSSPLSSAASPPSPSAAAGAAVVTTVPSTSFNLPASSPYQHFQLPAFPPSSTSPPLSSSSFSSSPSLLSASPSSRSLSSRVLSHTPPALATMQLLLSGKQPSLVPGFNNNSAVSASIRSDKFSVASENGSITATANNTNANTTNNNTTASNNNNNNNGINNNETNRIITDNGSQRNYYHQNEQRQTQQQQQQQQQQQQQQQQQTQQSEKQRRPPSPLTPPSQHQKTQISGGQLEAQSSVNDNLNGRDSSNNGFDRKNEDSTDGMAKIRHKRSFLDYYYEQWEKLQENTDFIDESVAIVPSNYDSDLSSDDLTKTVEQPNTPDSFQGNQAAYGSGADMSLSNLVPCSSKEQFFCLNGGTCYIMVMMERKTCNCPAGYIGERCEMIDHEY; encoded by the exons ATGGCTACTACCAGGCCTGCATATGTTTTTACCTCATGTTTCTGTCTTGTTCAATCGCTCCTGTTCATGCTATTCTTGATCTGGAATGTCTCTACATCGCCTACaataccatcgtcgtcgtcaccatccttgtcatcttcatcatcgccattatcatcgGCAGCATCACCTCCGtcgccatcagcagcagcaggggcagcagtagtaacaacggtaccatcaacatcgtttaatTTACCAGCGTCATCCCCTTACCAACATTTTCAATTACCGGCGTTCCCACCGTCGTCGACATCGCCGCCGttgtcttcttcctccttttcttcgtCACCATCCTTGCTGTCGGCGTCGCCGTCATCACGGTCACTCTCCTCTCGAGTATTGTCTCATACGCCACCGGCGCTGGCCACCATGCAGCTGTTGTTATCCGGTAAGCAGCCGAGTTTGGTGCCAGGCTTCAATAATAATTCAGCCGTGTCTGCTTCGATTCGCTCGGACAAGTTTTCGGTGGCATCTGAAAACGGTAGCATTACCGCTACCGCCAACAACACCaacgccaacaccaccaacaacaacaccaccgccagcaacaataacaacaacaacaacggcataaATAACAATGAAACGAATCGAATTATTACAGACAATGGGTCACAACGGAACTACTATCATCAGAACGAGCAGCGgcagacacaacaacaacaacaacaacaacaaca acaacaacaacaacaacaacaacaaacacaacaatcaGAGAAACAGAGACGACCGCCGTCACCATTAACGCCACCTTCACAACATCAAAAAACCCAGATAAGTGGCGGGCAACTTGAAGCCCAATCTTCAGTGAATGACAATTTAAACGGCCGGGATTCCAGTAATAATGGCTTTGATCGGAAAAATGAGGACAGTACAGACGGGATGGCGAAAATCCGTCACAAACGAAGCTTCTTGGACTATTACTACGAACAGTGGGAGAAACTACAAGAAAATACAGATTTTATAGATGAATCAGTTGCTATAGTACCTTCAAATTATGACAGCGATTTATCGTCAGACGATCTGACGAAAACAGTCGAACAACCTAATACTCCGGACTCCTTCCAAGGGAACCAAGCTGCTTATGGCAGCGGAGCTGATATGTCTTTATCCAATTTGGTGCCATGCTCCAGTAAAGAGCAATTCTTTTGTCTTAATGGGGGTACCTGTTACATTATGGTGATGATGGAACGAAAAACATGCAA
- the LOC115210887 gene encoding putative mediator of RNA polymerase II transcription subunit 26 isoform X2: MATTRPAYVFTSCFCLVQSLLFMLFLIWNVSTSPTIPSSSSPSLSSSSSPLSSAASPPSPSAAAGAAVVTTVPSTSFNLPASSPYQHFQLPAFPPSSTSPPLSSSSFSSSPSLLSASPSSRSLSSRVLSHTPPALATMQLLLSGKQPSLVPGFNNNSAVSASIRSDKFSVASENGSITATANNTNANTTNNNTTASNNNNNNNGINNNETNRIITDNGSQRNYYHQNEQRQTQQQQQQQQQNQQGQQQQQQHQQQQQQQPQLLILLQKEERRTLRRLQKQQQQQQQQQQQHQKQQHYHQHQKQQQLRHQQQQQHRQQNLLQLHGLNSTQQTQPKYGNLYKQQQRGRNSSLAYLNQFYRWSQGIPTKQRDQQTHNGYSDYNGLTNSSSLSNLTSSEHVRAVNNTRTLLSSLYTNIVGNITHTNKTDVTMHALTNASSPSPSPSPSLTPTPTPPPLSLSSSSSSPSSSSSSSSSLSSPSHPSLAFDPLSTSPLTSTAQSTKTLITSSHPSLISSTSTSSSSSSLPSSSSSLSSSTPPPSLTSRTKNYLSTLLLSSSTLSSVFSSLNVKANPLKELFRVEKSEKHAKNNWDFEDKRGNVGGNETDISLKDKTETETQQPRGAVFTGHNRDTVKLNKTLKPHNHTHRRLYDSNNNKNNTFNKNNKSLPEMDTYTNTRPAISKETFVSGHLLSVLTSKADHVAGKDRPLRIITGITNRDLSVTGTPETHTPLKKSDMQMTQNSTKGRDTNVLQVKLHSSKNISKNFSADTDTVNRDKESNRKAISDRGDYDIHEKLSNATVEKNISSPMDLVRIKQSGRKHLIDILQVSSKRQLTSKAMSNLEASAGLPRPFDNVDSLINNSVSVVQNNVSFSLPSPLNSSSSSSSSSSSSSSSSSSSSSSSSSSSSSSSSSSSSQMHRTKHFDPHPTSPTHTFIARRTPTSHSTQAAPSLPALSPSRSSAKSTPANVPTATTTTPPSVGSTASPFVLPSKERRKITVLPDQHLTINVNDVNNAPKSLPSKKTNLNKVKDKFYIYFRHYNKSMKSFNHINDNSSSSSSSSSSSSSSSSNISSKQKNSSTNKFVNNNNDTIFLPSKQQQHPNNIKNNNADNSNNNNNNNNKKTTVNITLLVVPEHKVSSLIANIS, encoded by the exons ATGGCTACTACCAGGCCTGCATATGTTTTTACCTCATGTTTCTGTCTTGTTCAATCGCTCCTGTTCATGCTATTCTTGATCTGGAATGTCTCTACATCGCCTACaataccatcgtcgtcgtcaccatccttgtcatcttcatcatcgccattatcatcgGCAGCATCACCTCCGtcgccatcagcagcagcaggggcagcagtagtaacaacggtaccatcaacatcgtttaatTTACCAGCGTCATCCCCTTACCAACATTTTCAATTACCGGCGTTCCCACCGTCGTCGACATCGCCGCCGttgtcttcttcctccttttcttcgtCACCATCCTTGCTGTCGGCGTCGCCGTCATCACGGTCACTCTCCTCTCGAGTATTGTCTCATACGCCACCGGCGCTGGCCACCATGCAGCTGTTGTTATCCGGTAAGCAGCCGAGTTTGGTGCCAGGCTTCAATAATAATTCAGCCGTGTCTGCTTCGATTCGCTCGGACAAGTTTTCGGTGGCATCTGAAAACGGTAGCATTACCGCTACCGCCAACAACACCaacgccaacaccaccaacaacaacaccaccgccagcaacaataacaacaacaacaacggcataaATAACAATGAAACGAATCGAATTATTACAGACAATGGGTCACAACGGAACTACTATCATCAGAACGAGCAGCGgcagacacaacaacaacaacaacaacaacaacaaaaccaacaagg acaacaacaacaacaacaacaccaacaacaacaacaacaacaaccacaacttcTGATTCTACTTCAAAAAGAAGAAAGACGAACACTCCGGcgattacaaaaacaacaacaacagcagcagcaacaacaacagcaacatcagaaaCAGCAGCATTATCACCAACACCAAAAGCAGCAACAGCTGcgtcatcagcaacaacaacaacatcggcaaCAAAATCTCCTACAGCTGCACGGTTTGAATTCGACGCAGCAAACGCAACCAAAGTATGGAAATctctacaaacaacaacaacgggGACGGAATAGCTCGTTGGCTTACCTTAATCAATTCTACCGCTGGTCCCAAGGGATCCCTACTAAACAACGGGACCAACAGACGCACAATGGATATTCGGATTATAACGGGTTAACAAATTCCTCTTCTCTTTCCAATCTAACAAGCTCCGAGCATGTTCGTGCCGTAAACAACACTCGGACACTTTTATCATCTTTGTATACTAACATAGTTGGTAACATTACCCACACTAACAAAACAGACGTTACTATGCACGCATTGACAAACGCATCCTCACCTTCACCTtcaccgtcaccgtcacttaCACcaacacctacaccaccaccgctatcgctatcatcatcatcatcatcaccatcatcatcatcatcttcatcatcatcattatcctcgccGTCACATCCATCATTGGCGTTTGATCCATTATCAACTTCTCCACTAACATCGACAGCACAATCAACGAAAACATTAATTACATCATCACATCCATCACTTATATCATCcacatcaacatcgtcatcatcatcatcgttgccgtcatcctcatcatcattgtcatcttccacaccaccaccatcacttacaTCACGCACGAAAAATTACTTATCAACGTTATTGTTATCGTCATCGACTTTGTCGTCTGTATTCTCCTCATTAAATGTAAAAGCAAATCCGTTGAAGGAATTGTTTAGGGTTGAGAAAAGTGAAAAGCATGCAAAAAACAATTGGGACTTTGAGGACAAAAGGGGAAATGTTGGTGGGAACGAAACGGATATATCATTAAAAGACAAAACTGAGACCGAGACACAGCAGCCTCGTGGTGCTGTGTTTACCGGTCATAACCGTGATActgtaaaattaaacaaaacattgaagcctcacaaccatacacacagacGTCTAtatgacagcaacaataacaaaaacaacacttttaacaaaaacaacaaatcacTTCCAGAAATGGATACCTACACGAACACGCGTCCTGCTATTTCAAAGGAGACATTTGTTTCTGGACACTTACTTTCAGTGCTAACGTCGAAAGCGGATCATGTCGCAGGAAAAGACAGACCATTACGGATTATTACTGGCATTACTAACCGCGACTTATCTGTGACTGGCACACCGGAAACACACACTCCGTTAAAGAAAAGTGACATGCAAATGACACAAAACTCTACGAAAGGCAGAGACACGAATGTTTTACAGGTAAAATTACACAgttctaaaaatatttcaaagaatttttctGCCGACACGGACACCGTTAATCGGGACAAAGAAAGCAATCGCAAAGCTATCTCTGACCGCGGTGACTACGATATTCATGAAAAACTATCGAATGCTACTGTGGAGAAAAACATCTCCTCACCGATGGATTTAGTACGGATTAAACAGAGCGGAAGAAAACACCTGATTGATATTCTACAGGTCAGTTCTAAAAGACAATTGACAAGTAAAGCTATGTCAAACTTAGAGGCCTCTGCTGGATTACCCAGGCCCTTTGACAACGTTGATTCGCTGATCAACAATTCAGTATCTGTTGTTCAAAAtaatgtttccttttctcttccttctcctctcaattcttcttcttcctcttcttcttcttcttcttcttcttcttcttcttcttcttcttcttcttcttcttcttcttcttcttcttcttcttcttcttcttcttcttcttcacagaTGCATCGGACAAAACACTTTGATCCACACCCTACCTCTCCCACACACACTTTCATTGCACGTAGAACACCGACATCGCACTCAACGCAGGCTGCCCCGTCGTTGCCCGCGTTGTCGCCGTCGCGATCATCGGCAAAGTCGACACCTGCAAATGTGCCGACAGCCACGACGACGACGCCGCCGTCGGTAGGGTCAACAGCGTCACCGTTTGTTCTACCTTCGAAAGAAAGGCGTAAAATAACAGTTCTGCCCGATCAGCATCTGACAATAAATGTCAACGATGTAAATAATGCCCCCAAAAGTCTTCCAAGTAAGAAAACGAATTTAAATAAAGTTAAGgataaattttacatttatttcagaCACTATAATAAGAGTATGAAAAGCTTTAAtcatattaatgataatagtagtagtagtagcagtagtagtagtagtagtagtagtagtagtagtaatattagtagtaaacAGAAAAACAGTAGCACAAATAAATTtgttaacaataacaatgacactaTCTTCCTTCCAtccaagcaacaacaacatcccaACAACATAAAGAATAACAATGccgacaatagcaacaacaacaacaacaacaacaacaaaaaaacaacagtaaacaTAACACTATTAGTGGTGCCCGAACACAAGGTAAGCTCCTTGATCGCAAACATATCATGA